In Solenopsis invicta isolate M01_SB chromosome 13, UNIL_Sinv_3.0, whole genome shotgun sequence, one DNA window encodes the following:
- the LOC105199161 gene encoding protein CWC15 homolog B — translation MTTAARPTFEPARGGQGRGEKDLSAISKQYSSRDLPSHTKLKYREHGQGTVEELRNRDFRKELEERERTEKDKGSSRRAIEPSRESTASSTKRQKLDQVPAASLDADDPLDDEESDSDSDEDDTAALLAELQRIKKERAAEQAKKEMEKRQEEERIRMENILSGNPLLNYSSQGGRVDMKVRRRWDDDVVFKNCARSEPKKKHDVFINDSLRSEFHRKFMEKYVK, via the exons ATGACAACAGCAGCAAGACCAACCTTCGAGCCTGCCAGAGGAGGACAAGGACGAGGTGAGAAGGACCTAAGCGCGATCTCGAAGCAGTATAGCAGTAGGGATTTACCATCGCACACGAAGCTCAAATACAG AGAACATGGTCAAGGAACAGTCGAAGAATTGCGAAACCGAGACTTCAGAAAGGAATTGGAGGAAAGAGAGCGGACAGAGAAAGATAAAGGATCAAGTCGTCGTGCCATTGAACCTTCTAGAGAATCAACTGCATCTAGTACAAAGAGGCAGAAGTTAGACCAGGTTCCTGCAGCTAGCTTAGATGCGGATGATCCACTAGATGATGAAGAATCAGATTCTGATAGTGATGAAGATGACACTGCTGCTCTCTTAGCCGAACTTCAGAGGATTAAGAAGGAACGAGCAGCAGAACAAGCAAAAAAA GAAATGGAAAAACGCCAGGAAGAGGAAAGAATACGCATGGAAAATATTCTTTCAGGAAATCCTCTGTTAAACTATTCTTCACAGGGTGGAAGAGTGGATATGAAAGTACGAAGACGATGGGACGATGACGTCGTCTTCAAGAATTGTGCGCGCTCCGAACCGAAGAAGAAGCATGATGTTTTCATCAACGATTCTTTGCGAAGCGAATTCCATCGCAAGTTTATGGAGAAATATgttaagtaa